Proteins encoded in a region of the Triticum dicoccoides isolate Atlit2015 ecotype Zavitan chromosome 3A, WEW_v2.0, whole genome shotgun sequence genome:
- the LOC119273592 gene encoding probable ascorbate-specific transmembrane electron transporter 1: MPVKSGASFRLTALPMIVVAQLLAAAVFTLTLVWVLHFREGVTWEMGSIPQLVYTAHPLFMVIGLVICTGEAVMAYRIVLGPRAARKAVHLLLHLLSLGFAAVGLYAAVKFHRDAGLPDIHSLHSWLGIATIGLYALQWLVAFVYFVFPGAMMTMRADYAPWHIFFGIVIFLMAVCTAETGLAKYIFPGNDYPSEAFVINFLGISIFVFGVTVVLAVILPSRY, from the exons ATGCCGGTCAAGAGCGGCGCCAGCTTCCGGCTCACAGCGCTGCCGATGATTGTCGTGGCGCAGCTGCTCGCCGCTGCCGTCTTCACGCTCACCCTCGTATGGGTGCTGCACTTCAGGGAGGGCGTCACCTGGGAGATGGGCTCTATCCCTCAGCTGGTTTACACG GCtcaccccctcttcatggtaatcgGCCTTGTCATTTGCACCGGAGAAG CGGTGATGGCGTACAGGATCGTGCTGGGCCCGCGTGCGGCAAGGAAGGCGGTGCACCTTTTGCTGCATCTGCTTTCCCTGGGCTTCGCAGCCGTCGGGTTGTACGCTGCCGTCAAGTTCCACCGCGACGCCGGCCTCCCTGACATCCACTCCTTGCATTCCTGGCTGGGAATAGCCACCATCGGCCTCTATGCCCTTCAG TGGCTGGTGGCTTTCGTGTACTTTGTGTTCCCTGGGGCTATGATGACCATGAGGGCAGACTACGCGCCGTGGCACATCTTCTTCGGCATCGTCATCTTCCTCATGGCCGTCTGCACCGCTGAGACCGGCCTCGCCAAGTACATCTTCCCCGGCAACGACTATCCAAGCGAGGCGTTCGTCATCAACTTCCTTGGGATCTCCATCTTCGTGTTTGGTGTTACCGTTGTCCTAGCCGTCATCCTTCCGTCAAGATACTAG